From the genome of Sphingobacterium kitahiroshimense, one region includes:
- a CDS encoding DUF3857 domain-containing protein, with protein MKYTLGLMALLFFSHGNAQTNWDVANIHEALKKDATIVIRNEEQFLDIKGINAAKYDYKITATIFSKAGDDFAAMEEVYDKFSTIYNIKAVLYDATGKKIKEYKSSDIKDQSLISGFSIFEDNRLKSLKFVSNSYPYTIEYSFSQDFKGLLYFPQWRDLKDFGVSVEKSSYCIQKDKNYQMKYLSSTGLKVDSTSIGGKIRYKWESSQVPALAKEPMAIGIDNLSSWVKASPNLFEYDGSTGNFDNWNNFGQWIYKLNEGGNQLPEAFKIKIRDLTQAARTPEEKMRILYQYLQQNTRYVSVQLGIGGFRPVLAEKVATVNYGDCKGLSNFMKAMLNEVGINSHLVMIGNGKPSLNPQYSSIGQANHMILAVPIGKDTTFLECTSPYYPMGFIGYGNSNRNVLLVTEAGGKLVKTPAYNASQNYQVSKTKIKFNNENDIDVLINTSYGNSQFEDNLRKTVLEPSEQKKRALENSNIPIETFGYYKCDQKDKTKPELVEELSFKSKPLLSKGGDKYFLLLNQMNRREAVPIKIADRKTFFSVPYAYEDKDEIVFELPQGYQIDFIPKDILIESDFGIYTATFEKKDGLLIYSRTQKMNDKIYPPEKYSEYVDFYKKIVQADKQKAVITKTL; from the coding sequence ATGAAGTATACATTGGGTTTAATGGCATTGCTGTTTTTTTCTCACGGTAATGCACAGACAAATTGGGATGTGGCAAATATCCACGAAGCGCTTAAAAAAGATGCCACTATTGTTATTAGAAATGAAGAACAGTTCCTCGATATTAAAGGCATCAATGCTGCAAAGTATGATTATAAAATAACTGCAACCATTTTTAGCAAAGCAGGTGATGACTTTGCTGCAATGGAAGAAGTTTACGATAAGTTTTCTACTATTTATAATATAAAAGCGGTTTTGTATGATGCCACCGGTAAGAAGATTAAGGAATATAAATCCTCTGATATAAAAGATCAAAGCTTGATATCTGGTTTTTCAATATTTGAGGACAATAGGCTAAAGAGTCTGAAATTTGTAAGTAATAGTTATCCGTATACCATTGAATATAGTTTTAGCCAAGATTTTAAAGGATTACTTTATTTTCCCCAGTGGCGCGATCTAAAAGATTTTGGTGTTTCCGTAGAAAAATCAAGTTATTGTATTCAAAAAGATAAAAATTATCAAATGAAATACCTCTCGAGTACAGGGTTAAAAGTTGATTCGACCAGTATTGGAGGTAAAATACGTTATAAATGGGAGAGTAGTCAAGTACCTGCTTTAGCTAAAGAACCGATGGCTATAGGGATTGATAATCTAAGTTCCTGGGTTAAAGCCTCTCCGAACTTATTTGAATATGATGGCTCTACCGGTAATTTTGATAACTGGAATAATTTTGGACAATGGATTTATAAGCTTAATGAGGGTGGAAATCAATTACCTGAAGCATTTAAAATCAAGATTCGGGATTTAACACAAGCAGCACGGACTCCAGAAGAAAAGATGCGCATCCTGTATCAATATCTGCAACAGAATACACGTTATGTCAGTGTGCAATTGGGTATTGGCGGATTTAGACCTGTATTGGCCGAGAAAGTAGCTACAGTTAATTATGGTGATTGTAAGGGGCTGTCCAATTTTATGAAAGCGATGCTGAATGAAGTGGGAATTAATTCACATTTAGTGATGATTGGAAATGGCAAACCTAGTTTAAACCCTCAATACTCAAGTATCGGGCAGGCTAATCATATGATATTAGCTGTACCGATAGGGAAGGACACTACCTTTCTGGAGTGCACGAGCCCTTATTATCCCATGGGATTTATTGGTTACGGAAACTCAAATAGAAACGTACTGTTAGTGACAGAAGCTGGTGGAAAACTTGTAAAGACGCCGGCTTATAATGCCTCACAAAACTATCAGGTGAGTAAAACAAAAATTAAATTTAACAATGAAAATGATATTGATGTATTGATCAACACATCATATGGTAATTCTCAATTTGAAGATAATTTACGAAAAACAGTTTTAGAACCAAGTGAACAGAAAAAAAGAGCATTAGAAAATAGCAATATTCCTATTGAAACATTTGGTTATTATAAATGTGATCAAAAAGATAAAACTAAACCGGAGTTAGTAGAGGAGTTATCATTTAAATCAAAACCATTATTAAGTAAGGGTGGTGATAAATATTTTCTGTTACTGAATCAAATGAATAGAAGGGAAGCTGTACCTATTAAGATTGCAGATCGAAAAACATTTTTTTCCGTTCCTTATGCGTATGAAGATAAAGATGAGATCGTTTTCGAATTGCCACAAGGCTATCAGATAGACTTTATTCCAAAAGATATTCTGATCGAATCAGATTTCGGTATTTACACGGCGACATTTGAAAAAAAAGATGGTCTTCTTATCTACAGCCGAACTCAGAAAATGAATGATAAAATATATCCACCAGAAAAATACAGTGAGTATGTTGATTTTTATAAAAAAATAGTTCAGGCAGATAAGCAGAAAGCTGTTATTACAAAAACGTTATAA
- a CDS encoding DUF3857 domain-containing protein, which yields MPYKKVLLVFLMLFTISHYQVYAQKKEKIEYKFGKIQPEEFSIMPSGADSAASAIKLFDIGNCYFELSPASKSFVYVYERHVRYKIINKNGYDYANHTIGLYKSNSQSKETLDNMSAATYNMVDGVMKTDKIDKDSKFTEEVNKNVIQKKFTLPNVKEGSIIEYKYKIKSDFIFNLRGWSFQSEIPTRWSEFTVTIPEYFDYKFSRNGYYDIAHPMHETVNASYVSGVQSAAIRDRFVAENMPALKDEPFISSLDDYRPSIDFELRSTNFPGQFFVDYTGSWPKIISSLLEDENFGRYIEKTSFAKNNLKSIIKAENDSLANAKSIFKYVKDNLKWNEKYNFYSTETNPKTIFEKKTGNSADLNLVLINFLKEANYSVYPVLISTRSNGKHPGYPIISKFDNVVAAVEIGGKSYFLDATVKDMPFGMMNYQNLNHEGFLINVGEKSGGWISTETLFGDESMHVYNLVLDKENRLKGSVTNYFNGYAGLSARNSYRTAINEEDYIKNLKKNKTGLELNNFKILNLDSLDDPLIETMDVEIEDNVEEAGDLVYFTPLLFERTKENPLKHEERLFPVDFAHPILENCRVVINFPEDYQIDKLPKGGIFKLPEDVGSFSISYLIDGQTLLIKSAIHINKSMYSSEEYFYLKELFAAIVEKQAEKIVFKKKV from the coding sequence ATGCCATATAAAAAAGTATTATTAGTTTTTCTGATGTTATTTACCATCAGTCACTATCAGGTTTATGCACAAAAAAAAGAAAAAATCGAATATAAGTTTGGCAAAATTCAACCTGAAGAATTTTCAATTATGCCATCAGGTGCAGACTCTGCCGCTTCAGCCATTAAATTGTTTGACATCGGTAACTGTTATTTTGAATTAAGTCCTGCTTCAAAATCATTTGTCTATGTATATGAAAGACACGTGCGTTATAAAATCATTAATAAAAATGGGTATGATTACGCAAATCATACTATTGGATTGTATAAAAGTAATTCACAGTCCAAGGAAACGTTAGATAATATGAGCGCAGCTACCTATAATATGGTGGATGGTGTCATGAAAACAGACAAAATTGATAAAGATTCAAAATTTACGGAAGAAGTAAATAAGAATGTTATCCAGAAAAAATTTACACTACCTAATGTAAAAGAAGGATCTATAATTGAATATAAGTATAAGATTAAATCGGATTTCATTTTTAATCTTCGCGGATGGAGTTTCCAAAGTGAAATTCCGACCCGTTGGTCCGAATTTACAGTAACTATTCCAGAGTATTTTGATTATAAATTCAGTAGAAATGGATATTATGATATTGCACATCCTATGCACGAAACCGTTAATGCAAGTTACGTTTCCGGTGTTCAATCTGCTGCGATTCGTGATCGCTTTGTGGCAGAAAATATGCCCGCTTTGAAGGACGAACCTTTTATTTCAAGCCTAGATGATTATCGACCTTCTATAGATTTTGAACTTCGATCCACCAATTTCCCTGGACAGTTTTTTGTTGATTATACAGGATCATGGCCAAAGATTATCAGTTCTTTGCTAGAAGATGAAAATTTTGGACGTTATATAGAGAAAACAAGCTTCGCTAAAAATAATTTGAAATCTATCATTAAAGCTGAAAACGATTCTTTGGCAAATGCGAAATCAATTTTTAAATATGTTAAGGATAATCTTAAGTGGAATGAGAAGTACAATTTTTATAGTACGGAAACAAATCCCAAAACAATTTTTGAGAAAAAAACAGGAAATTCAGCCGATTTAAATTTGGTGCTGATCAACTTTCTGAAAGAAGCGAATTACAGTGTTTATCCAGTGTTAATTAGTACACGTTCCAATGGGAAACATCCTGGATACCCAATCATAAGTAAATTTGATAATGTTGTGGCTGCGGTAGAAATTGGAGGCAAATCATACTTTCTCGATGCAACGGTTAAGGACATGCCATTTGGAATGATGAATTATCAAAATTTAAATCATGAGGGTTTTTTGATCAATGTTGGTGAAAAAAGTGGTGGGTGGATCAGCACTGAAACGCTTTTCGGAGATGAGAGCATGCATGTGTATAATCTCGTGTTAGATAAAGAAAACCGATTAAAAGGTAGTGTAACCAATTATTTCAATGGATATGCCGGTTTAAGTGCTCGCAACAGCTACAGGACTGCCATCAATGAAGAAGATTATATCAAGAACCTGAAAAAAAATAAAACGGGATTAGAGCTTAATAACTTCAAGATCTTAAATCTGGATAGTCTAGATGATCCATTGATTGAAACGATGGATGTTGAGATAGAAGATAATGTGGAAGAAGCTGGAGATCTGGTTTATTTCACACCTTTACTTTTCGAACGAACAAAGGAAAACCCATTGAAACATGAGGAAAGACTTTTTCCTGTAGATTTCGCTCATCCGATACTTGAAAATTGCCGGGTAGTCATTAATTTTCCTGAAGATTATCAGATTGATAAACTTCCTAAGGGCGGCATTTTTAAACTTCCTGAAGATGTCGGCTCCTTTTCGATATCGTATTTAATCGATGGCCAGACACTTCTAATAAAAAGTGCTATTCATATCAATAAGTCGATGTACAGTTCAGAAGAGTATTTCTATCTTAAAGAACTTTTCGCCGCTATTGTAGAGAAGCAAGCAGAAAAAATTGTATTTAAAAAGAAGGTATAA